One region of Vibrio sp. FE10 genomic DNA includes:
- a CDS encoding acetyl-CoA C-acetyltransferase: MEKVFIVAAKRTPIGAFTGSLKNITAGELAGVAIKGALESADVPLNVIDEVIVGNVISAGQGMGVARQASLYAGLAEEVPAYGVNMICGSGMKSVMDAAAHIKAKDAEVVVAAGVEVMSQIPFIVPPNIRNGHKMGDISMKDLLVGDGLTDAFNHYHMGMTAENIANALNISRLAQDNYALESQQKAVAAIEAGKFKGQIVPVEIKQRKQTLTFDTDEYPKSDATFDGLQKLRPAFDREGTVTAGNASGINDGASAIILASESAVVKYGLTPLVELSSYAQSGLDPKIMGLGPVEAVSKVLDKADLTLEEVELFELNEAFAAQALGVMYQLSEQHDLPLEAFKSKVNVNGGAIALGHPLGASGNRIIVSLIHEMIEQHTNYGVASLCVGGGMGTAVLLKGIEG, from the coding sequence ATGGAAAAGGTATTTATTGTTGCTGCAAAGCGCACACCTATTGGTGCATTTACAGGGTCGTTAAAAAACATCACTGCCGGTGAACTAGCGGGCGTCGCAATTAAAGGGGCGTTGGAGTCTGCAGATGTTCCATTAAACGTGATTGACGAAGTGATAGTTGGGAACGTGATTTCAGCGGGACAAGGAATGGGCGTTGCTCGTCAAGCTTCTCTTTACGCTGGCCTTGCTGAAGAAGTCCCGGCTTATGGCGTCAACATGATCTGCGGCAGCGGTATGAAATCGGTGATGGACGCGGCGGCTCACATTAAAGCAAAAGACGCTGAAGTCGTTGTTGCAGCGGGTGTTGAGGTGATGTCTCAGATTCCTTTTATTGTGCCACCGAATATTCGCAATGGTCACAAGATGGGTGACATCTCAATGAAAGACTTGCTGGTGGGTGATGGGTTAACAGACGCGTTCAATCATTATCACATGGGGATGACGGCTGAAAACATCGCCAACGCGTTAAATATTTCGCGTCTCGCACAAGATAACTACGCGTTAGAAAGCCAGCAGAAAGCGGTAGCCGCAATCGAAGCGGGTAAATTCAAAGGACAAATAGTCCCTGTAGAAATTAAACAGCGCAAACAAACGCTGACGTTCGATACTGATGAATACCCTAAGTCTGATGCGACGTTTGATGGCTTGCAAAAGCTCCGTCCGGCATTCGACCGAGAAGGAACTGTTACCGCTGGAAATGCGTCAGGCATCAATGATGGCGCAAGTGCCATTATCTTAGCGTCTGAATCTGCGGTCGTGAAATACGGCCTGACACCACTGGTCGAGCTGAGTAGCTACGCGCAATCTGGTTTAGACCCGAAAATTATGGGGTTAGGTCCAGTAGAAGCAGTATCTAAAGTGTTAGACAAAGCGGACTTAACTTTAGAAGAAGTTGAGCTATTTGAGCTAAATGAAGCGTTCGCTGCGCAGGCTTTAGGCGTGATGTACCAGTTGTCTGAACAACATGATCTGCCGCTCGAAGCGTTCAAATCTAAAGTCAATGTCAACGGTGGCGCTATTGCACTTGGTCATCCTTTAGGGGCATCAGGTAACCGAATTATTGTTTCACTCATCCACGAAATGATCGAGCAACATACCAATTATGGTGTTGCTTCGCTTTGTGTGGGCGGGGGAATGGGAACCGCTGTTTTGCTGAAAGGTATCGAGGGTTAG
- a CDS encoding phasin family protein: MYTDIFKTITDQTEKQFEPYLKFNKLVAKNVQTMTELQMNALQTYTDMGLAQMKAVSEIKDVNSLTAFNGQQLTALTQLSQQMMSDSSKMQAAAKEFKEDVETLTTENLKTVTPA; this comes from the coding sequence ATGTACACGGATATTTTCAAAACAATCACAGACCAAACTGAAAAGCAGTTCGAACCGTACTTGAAATTCAATAAGTTGGTTGCAAAGAACGTTCAAACAATGACTGAACTTCAAATGAATGCGTTGCAGACTTATACCGATATGGGTCTTGCACAAATGAAAGCAGTAAGTGAAATCAAAGACGTAAATAGTCTTACAGCTTTTAACGGCCAGCAACTAACGGCACTTACTCAATTGTCTCAACAGATGATGAGTGATAGCTCAAAAATGCAAGCTGCTGCAAAAGAGTTCAAAGAAGATGTTGAAACACTAACAACTGAAAACTTGAAAACAGTTACACCTGCATAA
- the phaC gene encoding class I poly(R)-hydroxyalkanoic acid synthase, with product MFQHFFSDYLVKLQQTNQQWWENFEQNKEAAQSPLNKAMQELNFDDASKIFEQAANQPAVLLQLQSQWWEQQLKIWQNAALMGNTESVIAEDRGDKRFIDDAWKNDPFYSFIKQSYLLFSKSYIDTINSIEGIDEKTKERVAFFSRQAINAMSPSNFIATNPELMKLTLERNGENLLDGLEQLQADVEASADILKIRMTNNNAFRLGVDVANTEGDVVFQNDLFELIQYHPKTPQVNATPLLIVPPFINKYYILDLREKNSMVRWLLEQGHSVFMMSWRNPGEAQKDQEFGDYVTEGVVKAVTAIEDITGKEQINAAGYCIGGTVLASTVAYYAAKRMKKRIKTATFFTSLLDFSQPGEVGAYINETIIDAIEKQNDAKGYMDGRSLSVTFSLLRENSLYWNYYIDNYLKGSSPMEFDLLYWNSDSTNVAAKCHNFLLRELYLENKLVQDKGVKVGGVWIDLNKIKIPSYFISAKEDHIALWQGTYRGALNTGGNKTFVLGESGHIAGIVNHPEKKKYGYWLNDNLDDSADEWLNNASHNEGSWWTHWDQWLQGFEADEKIEPFNQGSELHPVIGKAPGNYVKQVLPIVDKEAVDKENVDPEASENQA from the coding sequence ATGTTTCAACACTTCTTTTCGGACTACCTTGTTAAGCTTCAACAAACGAACCAGCAATGGTGGGAAAATTTTGAACAAAACAAGGAAGCCGCGCAATCTCCCCTAAATAAAGCGATGCAAGAATTGAATTTTGATGATGCATCGAAAATTTTTGAGCAAGCCGCAAACCAACCAGCCGTTCTACTTCAGCTGCAATCCCAATGGTGGGAACAGCAACTGAAAATCTGGCAAAACGCAGCACTGATGGGTAACACCGAGAGCGTTATCGCTGAAGATCGAGGCGACAAGCGTTTTATCGATGATGCATGGAAGAACGACCCTTTCTATAGCTTCATCAAGCAATCTTACTTGCTGTTTAGTAAAAGCTATATCGATACCATCAACTCGATTGAGGGCATTGACGAGAAAACCAAAGAGCGTGTTGCGTTCTTTTCACGTCAGGCAATCAATGCAATGTCCCCAAGCAACTTTATCGCGACCAATCCAGAGCTGATGAAACTGACTCTTGAGAGAAATGGCGAGAACCTTCTTGATGGGTTAGAGCAGTTGCAAGCGGACGTGGAAGCGAGTGCCGACATCCTTAAGATCCGCATGACCAACAATAATGCATTCCGATTGGGTGTGGATGTTGCGAATACAGAAGGTGATGTTGTCTTTCAAAATGATTTGTTTGAATTGATTCAGTATCACCCGAAGACACCACAAGTCAATGCGACACCATTGTTGATCGTTCCGCCGTTTATCAATAAGTACTACATTCTCGACCTTCGTGAAAAGAACTCGATGGTGCGTTGGTTGCTTGAGCAAGGGCATAGCGTATTTATGATGTCTTGGCGCAATCCGGGTGAAGCGCAGAAAGACCAAGAATTCGGTGACTATGTCACGGAAGGGGTTGTTAAGGCGGTTACCGCTATTGAAGACATTACAGGTAAAGAGCAAATCAACGCGGCAGGTTACTGCATTGGTGGTACGGTACTCGCTTCTACGGTGGCTTACTATGCAGCTAAGCGTATGAAGAAGCGCATCAAAACGGCAACCTTCTTTACCTCGTTATTAGATTTCTCTCAGCCGGGTGAGGTTGGGGCGTACATCAATGAGACGATAATCGACGCGATTGAGAAACAGAACGACGCGAAAGGTTACATGGATGGTCGCTCGTTGAGCGTGACGTTCAGTTTGCTTCGAGAGAACAGCTTGTACTGGAACTATTACATTGATAACTACCTCAAAGGCAGCAGCCCGATGGAGTTCGATCTGTTGTACTGGAACAGTGATAGCACTAACGTGGCGGCTAAATGCCATAACTTCTTGCTGCGAGAGCTCTACCTTGAAAACAAACTGGTTCAAGACAAAGGCGTGAAAGTAGGCGGTGTTTGGATTGATTTGAATAAGATCAAAATTCCTAGCTACTTTATCTCGGCCAAAGAAGACCATATTGCTTTGTGGCAAGGGACTTACCGTGGAGCATTGAACACGGGTGGCAACAAAACGTTTGTTCTGGGTGAGTCGGGTCATATCGCAGGTATTGTTAACCATCCAGAGAAAAAGAAATACGGCTACTGGTTGAACGATAACCTAGACGACTCTGCGGATGAATGGCTAAACAACGCAAGCCATAATGAAGGGTCATGGTGGACACACTGGGATCAATGGTTACAAGGCTTTGAAGCTGACGAGAAAATCGAACCTTTCAATCAAGGTTCAGAGCTTCACCCTGTGATTGGTAAGGCACCGGGTAACTATGTAAAACAGGTGCTGCCGATTGTTGATAAGGAAGCTGTCGATAAAGAGAACGTCGATCCAGAAGCTTCAGAAAATCAAGCTTAA
- a CDS encoding TIGR02808 family protein, protein MSTLENVIWHILGYSAMPVIILGGFAGVAAVSLWILSMGKDKEID, encoded by the coding sequence ATGAGTACTTTAGAGAACGTAATTTGGCATATCCTAGGTTACAGCGCTATGCCAGTTATCATTCTTGGTGGCTTCGCAGGTGTTGCAGCCGTATCTCTTTGGATTTTATCTATGGGTAAAGACAAAGAAATCGATTAG
- a CDS encoding NapC/NirT family cytochrome c, with amino-acid sequence MIKLLKAFWKRLATPSKAAVGVVLFLGFSGGLLFWGAFNTGMEATNTEEFCSGCHAPIVAEIQETIHYSNRSGVRAICSDCHVPHEWTDKIVRKVQASKELYAHFIAKTINTEEKFKARRAHLAEREWARLKKNDSLECRNCHQFDYMDFSEQSPRSAKQHSTALASGEKTCVDCHKGIAHKLPDMHGVEGWQ; translated from the coding sequence ATGATAAAATTACTTAAAGCGTTTTGGAAAAGACTAGCGACCCCAAGTAAAGCAGCGGTAGGCGTTGTATTATTTTTGGGATTCTCTGGTGGTCTTCTGTTCTGGGGTGCATTCAACACGGGTATGGAGGCAACCAACACGGAAGAATTCTGTTCTGGCTGTCACGCACCTATCGTTGCTGAAATCCAAGAAACAATCCACTACTCTAACCGCTCTGGTGTTCGTGCTATCTGTTCAGACTGTCACGTACCTCATGAATGGACAGATAAGATTGTTCGTAAGGTTCAAGCATCGAAAGAGCTGTATGCACACTTCATTGCGAAAACCATCAATACTGAAGAAAAGTTCAAAGCACGTCGTGCTCACCTAGCGGAACGCGAATGGGCTCGATTGAAAAAGAACGATTCACTTGAGTGTCGTAACTGTCACCAGTTCGATTACATGGATTTCTCTGAACAAAGCCCACGTAGTGCTAAACAGCACTCGACAGCACTGGCTTCTGGCGAAAAAACGTGTGTAGATTGCCACAAAGGTATCGCACATAAACTACCAGACATGCACGGTGTTGAAGGCTGGCAATAA
- a CDS encoding nitrate reductase cytochrome c-type subunit produces MKKLITALLSAGLLLAGAVQAEAELDNPGGIGGVESLRGVSELETTRPADDFKKFPRDQVLESDYVYQPPLVPHTIRSYEVSLNANKCLSCHSWKNAKEMGATKVSVTHYMNREDAVLADVSPRRYFCLQCHVPQANAKPLVENEFKPVDSLR; encoded by the coding sequence ATGAAAAAACTGATTACTGCCCTACTATCAGCTGGTCTTTTGCTAGCTGGTGCAGTTCAAGCTGAAGCTGAGCTGGATAACCCAGGCGGCATTGGTGGCGTAGAGTCTCTACGTGGTGTGAGTGAACTAGAAACAACTCGACCAGCAGATGACTTTAAAAAGTTCCCTCGTGACCAAGTACTCGAGAGTGACTATGTATACCAGCCACCACTGGTTCCTCATACAATTCGTAGCTATGAAGTATCTCTTAACGCGAACAAATGTCTTTCTTGCCACAGCTGGAAGAACGCAAAAGAGATGGGTGCAACTAAAGTGAGCGTAACGCACTACATGAACCGTGAAGATGCGGTACTAGCAGACGTTTCACCTCGTCGTTACTTCTGTCTACAGTGTCACGTTCCTCAAGCGAATGCTAAACCATTGGTTGAGAACGAGTTCAAACCTGTAGATTCACTGCGTTAA
- the napA gene encoding periplasmic nitrate reductase subunit alpha — translation MKMTRRAFVKANAAASAAAVAGVTLPATATNLIASSDQTKITWDKAPCRFCGTGCSVLVGTQNGKVVATQGDPEAPVNKGLNCIKGYFLSKIMYGKDRLEQPLLRMKDGEFHKDGDFTPVSWDQAFDVMAEKWKAALKKNGPTGVGMFGSGQWTVMEGYAAVKLMKAGFRSNNIDPNARHCMASAVGAFMRTFGIDEPMGCYDDFEHADAFVLWGSNMAEMHPVLWTRITDRRLSHPHVKVNVLSTYYHRSFELADTGYIFEPQSDLAIANFIANYIIQNDAVNWDFVNKHTNFKQATTDIGYGLRDDDPLQKAAANPNSGAMTAITFEEYKASVAEYTVEKASEMSGVSQDDLIKLAKQYADPNIKVMSLWTMGMNQHTRGVWMNSLVYNIHLLTGKISTPGNSPFSLTGQPSACGTAREVGTFSHRLPADMVVANPKHRKISEEIWKLPEGTIPAKPGAHAVVQDRMLKDGKINAYWVMCNNNMQAGPNINTERLPGYRNPDNFIVCSDPYPTATAQAADLILPTAMWIEKEGAYGNAERRTQAWYQQVKTVGEAKSDLWQIMEFSKRFTVEEVWGEELLAKAPEYRGKTMYDVLYKNGNVDAFPLSEAQELNDDAQAQGFYVQKGLFEEYATFGRGHGHDLAPYDTYHKVRGLRWPVVDGKETLWRFKEGSDPYAKKGSDWDFYGKPDGKALIINAPYEAPPEVPNDEYDMWLCTGRVLEHWHTGTMTRRVPELYKAVPDALCYIHPADAKARGLRRGDEVLIENKRGEVRVRVETRGRNRPPQGLVFVPFFDARILINKLILDATDPLSKQTDYKKCPVKITKVA, via the coding sequence ATGAAAATGACAAGACGTGCGTTTGTGAAAGCAAACGCGGCTGCATCAGCGGCAGCCGTTGCCGGCGTAACACTACCAGCAACAGCAACCAACCTGATTGCTAGCTCAGATCAAACAAAAATCACGTGGGATAAAGCGCCTTGTCGTTTTTGCGGTACGGGTTGTTCAGTACTAGTAGGTACTCAAAATGGTAAAGTGGTCGCAACTCAAGGCGATCCAGAAGCACCTGTAAACAAAGGCCTTAACTGTATTAAAGGCTACTTCCTTTCAAAAATCATGTACGGCAAAGACCGTCTTGAACAGCCTCTTCTTCGTATGAAAGACGGCGAGTTCCACAAAGATGGTGACTTTACACCAGTATCTTGGGACCAAGCTTTCGACGTAATGGCTGAGAAATGGAAAGCAGCTCTGAAGAAGAACGGTCCAACAGGCGTTGGTATGTTCGGTTCAGGCCAGTGGACTGTAATGGAAGGCTACGCAGCCGTTAAGCTGATGAAAGCAGGCTTCCGTTCAAACAACATCGATCCAAACGCTCGTCACTGTATGGCTTCTGCGGTAGGTGCATTCATGCGTACCTTCGGTATCGATGAGCCAATGGGTTGTTACGATGACTTTGAACACGCAGACGCATTTGTACTGTGGGGTTCAAACATGGCAGAAATGCACCCAGTACTATGGACTCGTATTACCGACCGTCGTCTAAGCCACCCACACGTTAAAGTAAACGTACTGTCTACTTACTACCACCGTTCATTCGAGCTTGCAGACACGGGTTACATCTTCGAACCTCAATCAGATCTAGCGATTGCTAACTTCATTGCTAACTACATCATTCAAAACGATGCGGTTAACTGGGATTTCGTGAACAAACACACGAACTTCAAGCAAGCAACAACAGACATCGGTTACGGTCTTCGTGATGATGATCCTCTACAGAAAGCCGCAGCAAACCCTAACTCAGGTGCAATGACTGCAATCACTTTCGAAGAGTACAAAGCGTCTGTTGCTGAATACACCGTTGAAAAAGCATCTGAAATGTCAGGTGTCTCTCAAGATGACCTGATCAAACTTGCTAAGCAATATGCCGATCCAAACATCAAAGTAATGTCACTTTGGACTATGGGTATGAACCAACATACTCGTGGCGTTTGGATGAACAGCCTTGTGTACAACATCCACCTTCTTACAGGTAAGATTTCTACTCCAGGTAACAGCCCATTCTCACTAACTGGCCAACCATCTGCGTGTGGTACAGCTCGTGAAGTAGGTACGTTCTCTCACCGTCTTCCAGCGGATATGGTTGTTGCTAACCCTAAACACCGTAAGATTTCAGAAGAGATCTGGAAACTTCCAGAAGGCACTATCCCAGCTAAACCAGGTGCTCACGCCGTTGTTCAAGACCGTATGCTTAAAGACGGTAAGATCAATGCGTACTGGGTAATGTGTAACAACAACATGCAAGCGGGTCCAAACATCAACACGGAACGTCTGCCAGGTTACCGTAACCCAGACAACTTCATTGTTTGTTCAGACCCATACCCAACAGCAACAGCTCAAGCAGCTGACCTTATCCTTCCTACAGCAATGTGGATCGAGAAAGAAGGTGCTTACGGTAACGCAGAACGTCGTACACAAGCATGGTACCAACAAGTTAAAACTGTAGGCGAAGCTAAGTCTGACCTATGGCAAATCATGGAGTTCTCTAAACGCTTCACTGTTGAAGAAGTTTGGGGCGAAGAGCTTCTTGCTAAAGCGCCTGAGTACCGCGGTAAAACGATGTACGACGTGCTTTACAAAAACGGTAATGTTGATGCTTTCCCTCTGTCTGAAGCTCAAGAGCTTAACGACGATGCACAAGCTCAAGGTTTCTACGTACAAAAAGGTCTATTCGAAGAATACGCAACCTTTGGTCGCGGCCATGGTCACGATTTAGCACCATACGACACTTACCACAAAGTACGCGGCCTACGTTGGCCTGTTGTTGACGGTAAAGAAACGCTATGGCGCTTTAAAGAAGGTTCTGATCCATACGCTAAGAAGGGTTCTGACTGGGACTTCTACGGTAAGCCAGATGGCAAAGCACTGATCATCAATGCTCCATACGAAGCGCCACCAGAAGTGCCAAATGATGAATACGATATGTGGCTATGTACTGGTCGTGTTCTTGAGCATTGGCATACAGGTACTATGACTCGTCGTGTACCAGAACTTTACAAAGCAGTACCGGATGCACTTTGTTACATCCACCCTGCTGATGCTAAAGCTCGCGGCCTTCGCCGTGGTGACGAAGTTCTTATTGAGAACAAGCGTGGTGAAGTTCGTGTTCGTGTTGAAACTCGCGGCCGTAACCGTCCACCACAAGGCTTGGTATTCGTACCATTCTTTGATGCAAGAATTCTGATCAACAAGCTGATCTTGGATGCAACGGATCCTCTGTCTAAACAGACGGACTACAAAAAGTGTCCAGTTAAGATCACTAAGGTAGCTTAA
- a CDS encoding chaperone NapD, translating to MALNEVHISSLVVHVSPEHLVEIKAEIEKFDNAEIYGDSPEGKIIVVLETENQGFVTDTIEAINNIKNVLGTALVYHQIETELDETDLETGSNNSQLEGEV from the coding sequence ATGGCACTAAATGAAGTGCATATATCAAGTTTAGTCGTGCATGTGAGCCCAGAGCATCTGGTCGAGATCAAAGCAGAAATCGAAAAGTTTGATAATGCAGAGATCTACGGGGACAGCCCTGAAGGCAAAATCATCGTGGTCCTAGAAACCGAAAACCAAGGTTTTGTAACGGACACCATCGAAGCAATAAATAACATTAAGAACGTTTTAGGGACAGCTTTGGTTTATCACCAAATCGAGACTGAGCTCGACGAAACGGATTTAGAAACTGGAAGCAACAATTCTCAACTTGAGGGTGAAGTATGA
- the napF gene encoding ferredoxin-type protein NapF, whose protein sequence is MVDLSKRRLFSRRKVDSSQIRLPWINNLESFADDCTRCGKCIESCETKIIIVGDGGFPTVDFSIDECTFCYQCADVCPEPIFKPKQGEPWQAKARISDKCLAQQNVECRSCGDMCEPMAIQFQLRAGSVALPKIELNECNGCGACVAVCPTSAILVSNA, encoded by the coding sequence GTGGTAGATCTATCAAAACGCCGTCTATTTTCAAGACGAAAAGTTGACTCAAGCCAGATTCGTTTGCCTTGGATTAACAACCTAGAAAGCTTTGCAGATGACTGCACTCGCTGCGGTAAATGCATCGAGAGTTGTGAGACTAAGATAATCATTGTAGGCGATGGTGGATTTCCTACTGTCGATTTCTCTATCGATGAATGTACGTTCTGCTATCAATGTGCAGATGTTTGTCCTGAACCTATTTTCAAGCCAAAGCAAGGAGAGCCTTGGCAAGCAAAAGCACGTATTTCTGATAAGTGTTTAGCGCAACAAAATGTTGAATGCCGAAGCTGTGGTGACATGTGTGAACCTATGGCCATTCAATTTCAACTTAGAGCAGGCAGTGTTGCTCTACCAAAAATCGAGTTAAATGAGTGTAACGGTTGTGGAGCCTGCGTAGCAGTTTGCCCTACTTCAGCTATTCTTGTGAGTAATGCATAA